A genomic stretch from Antarcticibacterium flavum includes:
- a CDS encoding single-stranded DNA-binding protein, with the protein MKTIRNKVQLIGNVGENPKSHTFESGKKVTRLSLATNDFYLSNGEKVQQTQWHNLVAWGKQADLIEKYVTKGSEIAVEGKLTSRDYENEQGEKQYITEVLINEILLLNGK; encoded by the coding sequence ATGAAAACAATTAGAAACAAAGTGCAGTTAATTGGCAATGTGGGTGAGAACCCGAAAAGCCACACGTTTGAGAGCGGAAAAAAAGTTACCCGCCTCTCACTTGCTACCAACGATTTCTACCTCTCCAACGGGGAAAAAGTTCAGCAAACCCAGTGGCACAATCTGGTGGCGTGGGGTAAACAGGCAGATCTTATCGAAAAGTATGTGACAAAGGGAAGTGAAATCGCCGTAGAGGGAAAATTAACCTCCCGCGATTATGAGAACGAGCAGGGAGAAAAACAGTACATCACAGAGGTGCTGATTAATGAGATCCTGCTTCTTAACGGTAAATAA
- a CDS encoding TlpA disulfide reductase family protein, with translation MANFSLFSKHYLKPLLLLFTFLIPDTTISQTFNLKGNFQGKNTEYLILSYYNESDNPVVDTLKIQDGKFESNGTIGGVQRVFIKGKTISRDMEDPNLGYFFLEPGDIMISLVEDNFKKIEVKGSPTQSEFEELDKGQAVLRKEIEDISKKITALQKSNTRSSNQEQRKLQDQWINILDKLRAKEMNYSYNNPDSYLSSYLINFYKRDISNDSLSNLYSALTPKVKNTVYAEAVRKQLGSTVPGSGSKAINFTTKDINGKEISLEDFEGNYLLLDFWAGWCKPCLKNHPALKNIYNQYSNKGLKILGVSFDRNEEKWRESIKEENLDIWQHVYIGLDKVRMDGSISSLYGVQPIPAYILIDKKGVIVDRYMAADSKRKSISDLENKLKELLD, from the coding sequence ATGGCTAATTTCTCTCTATTTTCTAAGCATTATTTGAAACCCCTTCTTCTATTATTTACTTTTCTCATTCCAGATACTACAATTAGTCAAACTTTCAATCTCAAGGGAAATTTTCAGGGGAAAAACACTGAATATTTAATATTGTCCTACTACAATGAATCGGATAATCCAGTTGTAGACACTCTTAAAATTCAAGATGGAAAATTTGAATCTAATGGTACTATTGGAGGGGTTCAGAGAGTTTTCATAAAAGGTAAGACTATATCCAGGGACATGGAAGATCCTAATTTGGGATATTTCTTTTTGGAACCAGGGGATATAATGATATCACTTGTTGAAGATAATTTTAAAAAAATTGAAGTTAAGGGCTCACCAACCCAGAGTGAATTTGAGGAATTAGATAAGGGCCAGGCAGTCCTCCGAAAAGAAATTGAAGATATTTCCAAAAAAATAACTGCTTTACAAAAGTCGAATACGAGATCCTCAAACCAAGAACAAAGGAAGTTACAGGATCAATGGATTAATATTCTGGATAAGTTAAGGGCTAAAGAAATGAATTACTCGTACAATAATCCAGATTCGTATTTAAGCTCTTATCTAATTAACTTTTATAAGCGGGATATATCAAATGACTCTCTTAGCAACTTGTATTCTGCTTTAACTCCTAAAGTCAAAAACACGGTATATGCCGAGGCTGTGAGAAAACAATTAGGATCAACCGTACCAGGTTCAGGTAGTAAGGCTATCAATTTCACCACCAAAGACATCAATGGAAAAGAAATAAGTCTGGAGGATTTTGAAGGAAACTATCTCCTTTTGGATTTCTGGGCGGGATGGTGTAAACCCTGCCTTAAGAATCATCCGGCCTTGAAAAATATTTATAATCAGTATAGCAATAAAGGGCTTAAGATCTTAGGGGTATCATTTGATAGAAATGAAGAAAAATGGCGGGAAAGTATAAAAGAGGAAAATCTGGATATATGGCAACATGTTTATATTGGTTTGGATAAAGTAAGAATGGATGGCTCAATCAGCAGTTTATATGGAGTGCAGCCAATTCCAGCTTACATCCTTATAGATAAAAAAGGGGTGATAGTAGACAGATATATGGCCGCCGATAGTAAAAGAAAAAGTATATCCGATTTAGAAAATAAACTAAAGGAGTTGTTGGACTAG
- a CDS encoding VIT1/CCC1 transporter family protein yields MITIDNYLDSHYIHRSNWLRAAVLGANDGIISISSLAIGVATASTTRDPILLATVAGLVAGALSMAAGEYVSVSSQTDIEKADIEREKDELKKMPEAELKILGEIYEKRGLKKETALQVAKELTESDALGTHIRDELGINEISQANPIQAAFASGAAFTIGGLLPLLVTLFAPVETMEYFLYGFTILSLIILGAVSAKTGGSSIGKAVIRIVIWGTIAMGLSALVGYIFGVNV; encoded by the coding sequence ATGATAACAATTGACAATTATTTAGACAGTCATTATATACACCGTAGTAATTGGTTAAGAGCAGCAGTGCTTGGAGCAAATGACGGAATTATATCAATATCAAGTCTTGCAATCGGAGTTGCAACTGCAAGCACGACAAGAGACCCTATTCTTTTAGCGACTGTTGCAGGACTTGTGGCAGGAGCACTTTCTATGGCAGCAGGCGAATATGTTTCTGTTAGCTCTCAAACAGACATTGAAAAAGCAGATATTGAAAGAGAAAAAGACGAACTGAAAAAAATGCCCGAAGCGGAATTGAAAATACTTGGAGAGATTTATGAAAAACGTGGACTGAAAAAGGAAACTGCTTTACAAGTAGCAAAAGAGTTAACAGAATCAGATGCTTTGGGGACACACATTCGGGATGAATTAGGAATTAACGAAATTAGTCAAGCAAACCCAATTCAAGCCGCTTTTGCTTCGGGTGCAGCTTTTACGATTGGTGGTCTTCTGCCCCTATTGGTTACACTCTTTGCCCCTGTCGAAACAATGGAGTATTTTCTTTACGGGTTTACAATTTTATCTCTAATTATACTTGGTGCAGTTTCGGCAAAGACAGGTGGTTCAAGCATAGGCAAAGCAGTGATAAGAATTGTAATTTGGGGAACAATTGCAATGGGTTTATCCGCTTTAGTTGGATACATTTTTGGCGTTAATGTATAA